The following proteins are encoded in a genomic region of Cryptomeria japonica chromosome 11, Sugi_1.0, whole genome shotgun sequence:
- the LOC131037651 gene encoding vegetative cell wall protein gp1-like, whose amino-acid sequence MASIVQYLDYVIVITVLLLYASCAESEVPAPAPAPALKDNSPAPALKDNSPAPAPGPKDNSPAPAPAPTDNSPAPASSPLSPTPTPPSTPVSFPSGSKGGNPENISHKDNSPASAPAPKDNSPAPALKDNSSPLSPTPTPPSTPVSSPSDPDPSGPKGGNPENISHCKEGMSSGQKAGVVIGVLLAVALCGFGFVIYRKRRSNIRRARFGYGARDQFMDKKVSMVKEMVKEMCSVMATRARGGGHTGGRNRGKGGGRGGGRGRGSNHHSPSPPPTHVSVEPEQSVHQDSQHAEE is encoded by the exons ATGGCTTCCATAGTGCAATATTTAGATTATGTTATAGTCATAACAGTTCTCCTTTTGTATGCATCCTGTGCTGAATCTGAAGTTCCTGCTCCTGCTCCTGCTCCCGCTCTTAAAGATAATTCTCCTGCTCCTGCTCTTAAAGATAATTCTCCTGCTCCTGCTCCTGGTCCAAAAGATAATTCTCCTGCTCCTGCTCCTGCTCCAACAGATAATTCTCCTGCTCCTGCCTCTTCTCCATTATCCCCTACTCCTACTCCTCCATCTACCCCTGTTTCTTTTCCATCAGGTTCAAAAGGAGGGAATCCAGAAAACATTTCCCATAAAGATAATTCTCCTGCTTCTGCTCCTGCTCCAAAAGATAATTCTCCTGCTCCTGCTCTTAAAGATAATTCTTCTCCATTATCCCCTACTCCTACTCCTCCATCTACCCCTGTTTCTTCTCCATCTGACCCTGACCCATCAGGTCCAAAAGGAGGGAATCCAGAAAACATTTCCCATTGTAAGGAGGGAATGAGTTCAGGTCAAAAGGCTGGAGTTGTTATTGGTGTTCTATTAGCAGTGGCCTTGTGTGGATTTGGGTTTGTGATTTACAGGAAGAGGAGGAGTAATATAAGAAGAGCTCGGTTTGGTTATGGAGCTCGTGATCAGTTTATGGACAAAAAAGTTTCAATGGTTAAAGAGATGGTTAAAGAGATG tgttcGGTCATGGCTACAAGAGCTAGGGGAGGTGGTCATACgggtggtcgcaatagaggcaAAGGTGGAGGTAGGGGTGGAGGTCGGGGTCGTGGTTCTAatcatcacagtccttcaccaccacctactcatgtgagtgttgagccagaaCAGTCTGTTCACCAGGATTCTCAGCATGCAGAAGAATAG